The genomic interval ACCCTTGGCAAATGACAAGACAGATCGGGGCTGATTGCGCTGAAGCCCTTCCGCCGTGTGTCCGAAGCAGGCACCCGGAGCCGGCGAGCCCGGCTCCCACAGGTATAGCGCAGGCCTCGGTGGCTGATGACCTTCCTGTGGGAGCGCGATTGAATTCAGTCCGGAGTCTGCGCCGCCGTGATCTCGGCGGCGGGGGCCGCAACAGGCGCTTTTGCCTTAGCACGATTGCGACGTTCCTGGCTGCGATGCCGCGCAGCTTGTTGCTTGGCATGGATCGCCTGAGTCGCTGTCACTGTGCCAGCGACTTGACCATTCAAGTCCAGGCGCGGCGCATTCTCCACCATGCTTGCCCAGTACCGGGTACCCCGGCACCAGGTAGAAATGCCCAGCTTGAGCTGTTCACGGGTGATGCCGAGCAGCTCAAGGTGCTGCTCGGCATCCTTGAAAATGCCCTCTTTGAGCGGAACCTTGGGGGCCGGATTGACAGGGAAGGCCAATGGAAAGTGCTTTTGCAATGGCCAGATCGCTGCCACCGCCGGGTCCTGCTCACGAGGCTTTGCCTGTGGCGGGGACTTGCGCTTGGGTTGTTTCGGGCTATCGGCCTTTTCCTGCACTTTTTCCGCCCGCAGACGGTCACGTAGCTCAGCTAGTTGTTCAAAACCCATTGTTCAATTCACTGCTTCGAAGTTGATTGCGAGGCATAAGGATATGCCATGCAGCGCCACAGATCAGCTTAAACAGATGAATTGTGCCAATTTTCCTGGCCGAGGCATCCCCATTCATCAGGATGCCGGCTCATTCCGGATGCTGTGGCATATCGGTATTTAGCGCAGCTCAGTATCAGGC from Pseudomonas fortuita carries:
- a CDS encoding ProQ/FinO family protein, with the protein product MGFEQLAELRDRLRAEKVQEKADSPKQPKRKSPPQAKPREQDPAVAAIWPLQKHFPLAFPVNPAPKVPLKEGIFKDAEQHLELLGITREQLKLGISTWCRGTRYWASMVENAPRLDLNGQVAGTVTATQAIHAKQQAARHRSQERRNRAKAKAPVAAPAAEITAAQTPD